A region of the Curtobacterium flaccumfaciens pv. betae genome:
TCTTCTTATCGAGGGAGTGAGCAACAGGGAATTTTATGCGCCGCGGGCGTTCGAAGAAGCGCCTCATGCGCCGGGGAACATTGTCTACATCGTGCTTGACGGGCAGCAGCGACTGACTTCCCTATATCATGCGCTATATGGCCGAGGGGAGCTTAGATACTTTCTTAAGATCGATACTAGTGCGGACTACGCCGACGTAAGCGTCATCGATGAACTCCTTGTTAGTCATACAGAAGAAACGTGGTCCGCGCTCGCTACGCCCGAGATGATGCGCGCGAACAGGCTGATTCCGTTGACAGCATTGGCGTCAGCAGACGATTTTTACGAGTGGCGCGATCGCCTTGAAGGCGACGAGTCCGAATCGGCGTGGCTCACCGCCCTATATAGGAATAACTTTGCTCACCTGGCCAAGTTCCGAGTGCCTGCCGTGGTCGTAGACAGTCGGATAGCGCCTGCAGCCATCGCCCGGGTCTTCCAACGCGTGAATCAAGGTGGGATGAAGCTGGGGTCGTTCGATCTTATGGTTGCGAAGACCTACAGCGACACGTTCAATCTCCGTGCGGCGTGGGAAAAGTCGAAGGTTGACCACCCCGCGTTGAACAAACATCTGCAGGACGATGGTCTCCCTATTTTGTCTGTTCTTGCGCTCCGAGAGTCTGGGGATGTTCGCCAAAGCGCGGTGCTCGATCTACAAGAAAAGGCGGTGAGTGACTATTGGGCCGATGCTGCTAAGTACTACGCGGCGGCCATCGAATTCGTCGAAGAAGAATTTGGGGTACTTAGATCTGAGTGGCTCCCTTACGGTCAGATGCTGACGGTTCTCGCCGCGGTTTCATACGAACGGGATTTGACGGGTATGCGTGATTTGATCGCCCGCTGGTTTTGGAAGACGGGCTTTGAGCACAGATACGATTCTGCGTCAAATACCCGAGCCGTCGCAGATTATAAGAAATTGCGAAGCGGAGTTGAGGCTAGTCCTGGAGAGCTGAAATTCGTCATCGAGGAGATGGCCGAGTCGACTAGAGGCCGACGAGGCGCCGTCCATCGGGCGTATTTGTGTGCTTTGGGAACGAGCGTCGCTGAGGGCCGTCACGAACCGACGGTTGCGCCGAACCCCGTGTCGATCTTCAAGCGGCGGAACGGCGCGCCCGCGTTGCATCTCCGGACTCTCTCCTTCCGGCTCGTGGACGAGCAATCGAAGCGAGTGGATTCACTTGGAATGCCAGGTACCGAGCCCGATGAATATTCCGAGGCGGCGATGACCCAGCTCGAGCGAGTCGCCCGTTTCGTGCAGGGTGATGCGGGTGTTGTCACCCGTATTATCAGCGAAGCCGAAGAGGAGCGTCGGATCGCCGATCTAGGCATCCCTTTGGACTAGGATATTGCATGCATTGATGTTGCCGCAACCCGTGGCGAAGCGGCGTTGAGCCAAGTAGGTCCGGGTCTGCATTACCGGACGAATTGGTTAAGGGCAGGTACTGATTATGTCTGACTCAAATGACTGGCTCCCGTCTCAGGCTCAATATCTTCGTGAACGTGGCGTGAGGGAGGCGTCGCATGGGATTATCTGGTCAACAGTTTTCCCGACCGTTGCGTGCCGTAAGCTCCGATTCATCTATGATGACTTTTTCGAGGAGCTCGGGCAGGAAGATGTCGGCAGGCGCATTAGCGAGGAAGCCTTTTCGATTCTGCAGCAAAATGCGAGGACCTACCCCTCGTCGAAAACTCTCTGGGACGCGCTATACAGTGATTCGCTAGATGGTCTTGATATCGCAGACTGGTTTGCGTCAATCCCCTTGGCTATCTCTCGTTTGCTGACGTTAGACGACACCCTTCCGGCTGGCGCCACGGCCCCCGCGAGCGGTGCGAAGCTTGTAAGCTTCCCCGAAATGTTCTATGAGAAGGTCAACGACGTCCTCCTCGAGGAGCGAATCGGTTGGCTGTACCTTGATGGCAGATTCCGTGAGCGACGCGTACAGCCCCTTCATGTTGAGCTTGTGATGCCGGTGGAAGCGCTTCTCTCGGGAGATGTAATATTCAGGCGCGCCGAAGTTGCGTATCAGGAGGCGATGACTGCTCTTGCGCAAGGGTACTACGGCTCGGCAGTCTCGCTCAGTTATTCGGCAGTGCAAGAGACCTTCTTAGCCCTCGGGGCGCAGGGGGGGAATCTTGGTGCGCTCTTCGCGAATGCGAAGACCCGCGGCTTTCTACGGGGCGTGGATGCAAATCTTCTGACGGCAATCAAGGCACTCGATAGCTGGTTAACCGCTAATCGATCCGAACGGGGAAACGCTCATGGCGCTTCCGACGCTGATCGAGATGACGCTCAACTGAGCATTCATGTCGCCGCGTCGCTCATGGTCAGGCTGATGAAGTTGGGAGCGCACAGGGCCTCAACGACAGACCCCGATTAGTGACGAGTGTAGCGCGCTGGCCTTCTCTTTGCGGCCAGGCAGAATGGGCCTGAATTGGTCGTGATTGGACGCACTCGGCGAGCAGGTCGAGGAAGCTGGCCTGCAGCGACGGCCACCGCTCTTCGAGGGCAGCAGGGTCACGGTCGTTGCGGGGCCGAGGCGTGAACCGGGGAGCCGGCATCACAGCGGCACGGCTTCGTCGAGGACGTGGGCGAAGTGCTCGTCGTCCTCGAGGTCGTCGGTGAGACGTCGACCTCGAAACCGGTGATGCGCTCGACCTCGTGCGCGAATCCACCGAGATCGAACAGCGATGCCGCGGGGGTCAGGTGGACCAGCAGGTCGATGTCACTGTGTTCGGTGTCCTGCCCGCGCACCGCGGAGCCGAAGAGGCGGACGTCGTCGAGGTAGAAGCGCTTCGCCTCGTCGAGGATCGCGTCGGCGTAGATGGCGAGCGTGATGCTCGGGCGGGTGTGCGCCGCTTCCGTCCGCTCTCGTACGCCGAAATGGTCGGCTGCTGCATGCCGGCGGCGGCAGCGAGAGCGGTCTGCGAGAGACCGAGGTCTTCGCGGGCGGCGCGGATGAGTTCCGCAGCACGTTCGATCCGTATGGCGACCTCCCCAATAGCTGTCGACTATTGACGGCCGCCGGGGAACGACGAAGCGCCGCCGAGCGGACTCGACGGCGCTTCGTGGTGGTGCTGGTGGACCTAGGCTGCGAGGGCCATCTCGCCCGCCTGCACGGACTGTGCCTGCAGCAGGGTGCGGCTGGCCTCGCCCGCCCAGGAGCGGCCCGGGACGGTCCAGCCGGCCTCGCCGACGGCGTCGAGCCGGGTGCCCCGGGTGACGAAGGTCCCCAGGTCGTCGGCCGCGATGCGCACGAGGTACTCGCGCTGCGAGCGGTCGTCGCGCACCGGGAACTCGGCGATGCGGTCGGGGGTGATCGTCGGGGCCGCGAGTGCGGTCCCGAACACGGTGATTCGTTCGTTGCTGGTCATGGTGCTGTACTTCCTGGTCATTCGGCGCCAGGGCGACTCGGTGTCGGCGGACGTCTCAGTCCAGCGCGACGCATCGAGTGCGGGGCGCGCACGTCGAGTTTCAACGTGCAGCTCGTCCGTTCGGATCGAGCGGTGTCTCGAGTGGAATGCGACTCGGGTGAGTCGGTGTCGAGAGGTTGGTGTGCGCGAGTCAGATGGGTTCGCTGCAGTGCACCAACCAGAGACTATACGCCCACCGCGCCGAGAAGTCCAGCGAGCGACCGGACCGAGCGTCAGGATGCCAGGAAGGCCGCCCAGCGGTCCCCGCCGGCGGCCACGTTGCCCGAGCCGTCGAGGCGAGCCGCGGCCGAGGAGGGCTTGCGCGAAGCCTGCTCGTGGATCAGCCCGTCGAACGTCGCCGAGAAGTCCAGACGGGGCAGCGCGGCCGTGACGTCCCGCAGGTCGTCCGACGACCACCTGTCGAAGCCCACACCGGAGACATCGAGCGAGGTCGCGACCTCGAGCAGGTGCCCCTCGGCGTCGAGCTCCGGGTCGACGGACCGCCACATGTGCCGCTCGATGATCTCCCCGACCCGACGGGCTCGCACGGCGTCCCACCCGGCACCGAGCGCGAAGACCGAACCGACGGCGCCGCCGGCGTCCTCGAAGGGCACCCCGTGGGCGTCGAACGACGGGGTCACGCCGAGGTCGTGGAGCATCGTCGCGACGAAGAGCAGCTCGGGGTCCGGTTCGAGGTCGACCGTCGGGGCGAGCAGGACGGCCCATGCCCACGAGCGCAGGCAGTGGTGCACGAGGGCGGGTTCGGACCATGCCCGCACGACGTCCAGTGCGCGCGCAGCGACGGGGGAGGGCGGGGTGAGCAGGGCTTCGACGTCGACCGACATGGCACGACAGTAGCGGCAGGAACGAGCCGTAACGGGGCGGAAACGTGCTGGGCCAGAACCGGAAACAGCACCCCGTTAGCTTTCGGTTCACTGAGTACCCGCTCAGCACCCCTCCACCCCACCCGAAGGAACTGCGCCCATGCAGCACCGACCACGGCTGCGCCCCCGCGCGACGATCGTCTCCTCGACGCTCGTCGCCGCCGGGGCGTTCGGCCTCGCCGTCCTGACGGCCGCTCCGGCCCAGGCAGCACCCACCGCGACCACCGCCGCCATCGACGCCCCGGCCACCGTGACCGTCGGCACCGCGTTCGACGTCGACCTGACGATCCCGGACACGGCCGACGTCTACGCGTACGAGATCACGCTCGAGGCCGACTCGGTGCAGTACCGGGACGACAGCGTCACCGGCCCGGACGGTGGCTTCGACAGCGTCGAGCAGGACGGCGACGCCCTGACGATCGTGCACACCCGCCTCGGCACCTCACCGGCGCTCGACGGCGACCTGGCCACCTCGATCTCGCTGACCCCGACGGCGGTCGGCAGCGTCGACCTCGACGTCACGAGCATCACCCTCCTCGGCTCCGACGGCACGTCGACGACCCTCGACGACCCGGCGAGCACCACCGTCGTGGTCGCCGCGGCCGCGACCACCGCCCCGACGGCCACGCCGACGCCGGGTGCGACCACGCAGCCCGGCGCCGGTGGCGGCACGGGTGCCCCCGCCGGCCCCGGCGACCCGACGGCACCGGGCGCCGAGCCGACCGACGGCGCCACCGCCGGGGCAGGAGCCGGCGGGGACGACCGTCCTGCCGGAGGCAACCTCGCCTGGACCGGCGCCGACGTCGCGCCGTGGATCGCCGCGTCCATCGCCCTGCTCGCAGCCGGCGGCACCCTGATCACCCTGCGGGCCCGTCGTGCCCGCCGCGACCGCACCGGAGCCTCCGCATGACCGCCACGAAGCAGGCCGCCCGCAAGCAGGCCGCCAGCAAGAAGCGCACCACCATCGCCGGCGTCGCACTCATCGCCCTCGTCGGCACCGTCCTCGCCGCGACCCCCGCGATCACCGCCGCCGCACCCGCGGCCGTCGACGCCAGCCCCGCCGCCATGCTCGCGCCGTACTACACGGACCTCGACCTGACCAGCGACGACCAGGTCACCCAGGCCGACCTCGCCGTGCTCACCGACCACCTCGGTGCGACGACCGCGAGCACCGACTGGGCGACGGTCAGCGCCGCGGACACCGACGCCGACGGCACCATCACCGTCGCCGACCTGGCCGGGTTGTCCCAGCGGATGATCTACGACGACGGCCCCTTCCAGCTCGTCGAGGCGTCGACCATCGACATGCAGGCCGCGATGAACGCCGGGGTCACCACGTCGGTCGCGATCACCGAGGACTACCTCGACCGCATCGCCGCCTACGACCGCGCGAAGGTCGACACCGCGTCGACCGGGCGCCCGCTCAACTCGATCGTCACCACCAACGCCGACGCCCTGGCCGCCGCGAAGACCGCGGACGCCGAGCGCGCCGAGCACGGGATGACGAGCATGCTGCTCGGCGTGCCGATCGCGGTGAAGGACAACTACGACACGAAGGACATGCCGACCACCGGTGGCTGCGGCTGCTGGGACGACAACCAGACCGACACCGACGCCGCGATGGTCACCGGCCTCCGCGACGCCGGCGCCGTGATCCTGGCGAAGGCCAGCCTCGACGAGTTCGCCTTCGGCTTCGTCTCCGAGTTCTCGTCGAACCAGCCCGCCGGCTCGTCGCTCCTGGTCGCCAGCCCGTACAGCACGGCGCAGACGGCCGGTGGCTCGAGTGGCGGCACCGGCGCGGCGATCTCCGCGAACCTCGCCGGGATCGGCTTCGGCACGGACACGGGCGGGTCGATCCGTGTGCCGTCGACGTACAACCAGCTCGTCGGCATCCGGCCCACGGTCGGCCTGACCAGCCGCGACGGGATCATCCCGCTCGCCCTGTCGCAGGACACCGGTGGCCCGATCGCCCGCTCGGTGACCGACGCCGCGGTCGCGCTCGACGCCGTCACCGGCGTGGACGCGGCGGACCCGGCGACGGCTGCGCAGGCCGGCAAGGTGCCGACGTCGTACACGTCGTCGCTCGACGCCGACTCCCTGCAGGGCTCCCGCATCGGCTACGTGACGAGCATGGTCGGCACGAACGCCACGACGAAGCGTCTGTTCGACGCCTCCGTCGCGAAGCTCGAGGCCGCCGGTGCCACCGTCGTCCCGATCACGGCGACGACGGCCTTCAACCGGGTCCTGTCCGAGGGCAGCGGCAGCACGAACGAGTTCAAGCACGACCTGGACGAGTACGTGGCGAAGCACCTCGACCCCGACGTCGCCGCGCGCTCGCTGCAGGGCATCCTGGCCTCGGGCGAGTACGTGCCGAGCCGCAAGAGCACCTACCAGTCGCGCGACCTGATCACGGACGCGCAGTACCAGGCGTGGGCCGGACCGACGGGGTCGCACACGACGCAGCTCGCCACCGGCAAGCAGCTCGTGACGCAGATGCTCGACGACCAGGACCTCGACGCGCTCGTCTACCCGTCGGGCACGCCGTACGGCACGCAGTCGACGAACATGCGCCTCAGCCCGAACACCGGCATGCCGGCGATCACCGTCCCGATGGGCCAGGCGACCGCTGCCGACAACACGATCACCGGTGCCGGCGTGAACCTGGAGTTCCTCGGCCGCTCGTTCGACGAGAGCACGGTCATCGGCCTCGGCTACGCCTTCGAGCAGGAGACGCACGCGCGCACCACGCCCGCGCTGTATCCGGCGCTCGGTTGAGCTGAGCGGGTCGCGTGACGCGACCACGGGATGGACGGGAGGCCCGGTGCCAGCTGGCACCGGGCCTCCCGTCCATCCGCTCCGTCAGTTCAGGGTCGGGGTGTCCTCCGGCACGACGCCGTCGGCGTACAGGTCGGTCGCCAGGTCACGGAGCGCGCGCAGCGCGACCCGCTGCGTGAGCGGGCCGTACGAGATGCGGGCGACGCCGAGCGCCTCGTACTCCGCGGCGGGCAGGGCGCCGGGCAGGCCGATGACCGAGAGCTTGCCGCGGCCCAGACCGGCGACGAGTCGCTCGACCACGGAACGCTCGATCGCGCCGGGCACGAAGACCAGGGCGGCGCCGTTGTCCAGGAACGCCTTGCCGCGGGTGATCGCGTCCTCGATGCTCTCGTCGATCGGGCGGTCGCCGCCGCGCACGATCGCGTCGGTGCGGGCGTTCAGCTGGAAGTCGACCCCCTCGGCCTGTGCCGCGGCGGTGATCGCGGCGACGCGGGCGACGGCCTCGTCGAAGGGACGCAGCCGGTCTTCGACGTTGGCGCCGACGACGCCCGAGCCGATGGCGCGGCGGATCGTCTCGGCGGGGTCCTCGTAGCCGTCGTCCAGGTCGGCGGTGACCGGCAGGTCCGTGGCGGCGGCGACGACCGCTGCCCCGGACAGGGCGAGGTCGAGGGGCATGCCGCCGTCCTCGTACCCGTACGACGCGGCGATCGAGTGCCCGGCGGTGGCGATCGCCTTCGTGCCGGGCAGGTCGCTGACGACCTTGGCGGTGATCGCGTCCCACACGTTCACGACGCGCAGGATCTCGGGGGCTTCGTGCAGCTGCTTGAGGGTGACGGCCTTGTCGGCGGTGCTCGTGCTCATGCTGCCGACAGTAGGCCGACGGGGCGGGCAGTGCCGAGCGGTCCGCGAAGCTGGACCGATCAGCCGGACAACGCGGAGACCGAAAGGAGCTCGCGTCATGCCGTAGATGAAGTTTCAGTCATGGATAGGCTTCCGTTGTCAGCAACTTGGGAGGTCCACCAGTGGCACGGAAGCGCGGATTCTTCGCGGAGATCCAACACCAACAGCGGGTCGCGGAAGCAAACGCTGCTCGAGCGCAGCGCCAGCAAGCGGCGGTAGTGCGCCAGCAAGCGGCGGCCGTCGCTGCGGTCGAGCGCGCTCGTGCGCAGGCGGAGCGTGCGAATGCTGCTGCCGCTCGCGCCACTGACGCGGAAAGAAAGCGCCTCGAACGCGAGGCGCAGGCTGCCTACGGTGAGGCGCGCAAGGCAGAGGCCGATGAGCTGAACGCAGAGGTCCAAGCGATCAACGAAGCCATTGCGAACCTTCTCGCTGCAACGCTCGACGTTGACGACCACGTCGATCTCGAAGAGCTCAAGCGCA
Encoded here:
- a CDS encoding DUF262 domain-containing protein produces the protein MIETRSQDIALESLLDGIHLGQVVLPDFQRDFDWSDGEVRALLATVLMNWPVGSILLIEGVSNREFYAPRAFEEAPHAPGNIVYIVLDGQQRLTSLYHALYGRGELRYFLKIDTSADYADVSVIDELLVSHTEETWSALATPEMMRANRLIPLTALASADDFYEWRDRLEGDESESAWLTALYRNNFAHLAKFRVPAVVVDSRIAPAAIARVFQRVNQGGMKLGSFDLMVAKTYSDTFNLRAAWEKSKVDHPALNKHLQDDGLPILSVLALRESGDVRQSAVLDLQEKAVSDYWADAAKYYAAAIEFVEEEFGVLRSEWLPYGQMLTVLAAVSYERDLTGMRDLIARWFWKTGFEHRYDSASNTRAVADYKKLRSGVEASPGELKFVIEEMAESTRGRRGAVHRAYLCALGTSVAEGRHEPTVAPNPVSIFKRRNGAPALHLRTLSFRLVDEQSKRVDSLGMPGTEPDEYSEAAMTQLERVARFVQGDAGVVTRIISEAEEERRIADLGIPLD
- a CDS encoding nucleotidyltransferase family protein, translated to MRGQDTEHSDIDLLVHLTPAASLFDLGGFAHEVERITGFEVDVSPTTSRTTSTSPTSSTKPCRCDAGSPVHASAPQRP
- a CDS encoding HD domain-containing protein; amino-acid sequence: MSVDVEALLTPPSPVAARALDVVRAWSEPALVHHCLRSWAWAVLLAPTVDLEPDPELLFVATMLHDLGVTPSFDAHGVPFEDAGGAVGSVFALGAGWDAVRARRVGEIIERHMWRSVDPELDAEGHLLEVATSLDVSGVGFDRWSSDDLRDVTAALPRLDFSATFDGLIHEQASRKPSSAAARLDGSGNVAAGGDRWAAFLAS
- a CDS encoding amidase family protein → MTATKQAARKQAASKKRTTIAGVALIALVGTVLAATPAITAAAPAAVDASPAAMLAPYYTDLDLTSDDQVTQADLAVLTDHLGATTASTDWATVSAADTDADGTITVADLAGLSQRMIYDDGPFQLVEASTIDMQAAMNAGVTTSVAITEDYLDRIAAYDRAKVDTASTGRPLNSIVTTNADALAAAKTADAERAEHGMTSMLLGVPIAVKDNYDTKDMPTTGGCGCWDDNQTDTDAAMVTGLRDAGAVILAKASLDEFAFGFVSEFSSNQPAGSSLLVASPYSTAQTAGGSSGGTGAAISANLAGIGFGTDTGGSIRVPSTYNQLVGIRPTVGLTSRDGIIPLALSQDTGGPIARSVTDAAVALDAVTGVDAADPATAAQAGKVPTSYTSSLDADSLQGSRIGYVTSMVGTNATTKRLFDASVAKLEAAGATVVPITATTAFNRVLSEGSGSTNEFKHDLDEYVAKHLDPDVAARSLQGILASGEYVPSRKSTYQSRDLITDAQYQAWAGPTGSHTTQLATGKQLVTQMLDDQDLDALVYPSGTPYGTQSTNMRLSPNTGMPAITVPMGQATAADNTITGAGVNLEFLGRSFDESTVIGLGYAFEQETHARTTPALYPALG
- a CDS encoding isocitrate lyase/phosphoenolpyruvate mutase family protein encodes the protein MSTSTADKAVTLKQLHEAPEILRVVNVWDAITAKVVSDLPGTKAIATAGHSIAASYGYEDGGMPLDLALSGAAVVAAATDLPVTADLDDGYEDPAETIRRAIGSGVVGANVEDRLRPFDEAVARVAAITAAAQAEGVDFQLNARTDAIVRGGDRPIDESIEDAITRGKAFLDNGAALVFVPGAIERSVVERLVAGLGRGKLSVIGLPGALPAAEYEALGVARISYGPLTQRVALRALRDLATDLYADGVVPEDTPTLN